The sequence ggtgtgaataaatctacttgcgtgaatggtcaatggctcatgacgtcatgaaataattgcgtcacgaggaaggaaacaatgggaatcatggtaactgtggtttcggtgcgtcgtgaaagcaggatcggcaagcgcggcccgtatggaatgcaacaaactgtaccggaaccggaactgtcatgggtctgcacaaattttttcagattcgatggacatgatggatatatgaattttgtttacactttatacacacacgtaaccattacactcactacgttgtgtgagttatcaacATAAGATGGCTCACCGAACCACTTGGGAAAGCCCCGGTCAAAGAAAAGACAAACTAACCGGCCAAATGAAACCGAGCAGAAACCAAATAGACTATGTAATGACCAGAATCCAACATAGAATGATCATAACCGACTCTCGATCATACAGCGGCATTAATGTAGCGACGGACCATCGTCTGCTACTAACAAAGATACGTTTAGACTGGTACAAAATGAAACCAAGCAAACATCAGCAAGGTCAACTCAACATCACGAAACTCGCCATAGATAAAGAAACGCAAGATGCATACTGCCGAAAGGTTGAGGAAAAGCTCCAAACTGAAGAAAATATGACCCCACAAGAACAATGGGATACCATCGTGAACGCATGTTTAGAAGCCGGGAAAGAGACAATaagcaaagaaagaaacaagaaacaaaGTGAAAACAAACTTATCAAAGAACTGTCAGCAAAACAAAGGAAACTCAGAGATGATCGAAATGCAACAACAGATCATGATAGACGGCGGGAACTACAAACAGAAAGATACGCAACTCTCAAACAAATCCACCAACTACTAGCACTAGCAGAGGAGGAGAAACAGAAGATTGAAGTCAATTAGATGAATTAGACAGATACAAAGATGATTCCACTAAGATGTATCAAGTTATAAGGTCACTAAAATCGATCGAACCCCAGAAGATAATACTGATACAGGGAGAAAACGGTTTAGCCACAAACGAAAAAGAACAAGCCGACATCATCACTAAATTCTTCAACCAAACCTTTTGTGTAGATTGGGAGCTCGAAATACCAACAACACCCCCACAAGAAATGACGACAATGGACGATACCTTTCACGACAAAAGAAGTAGACAACGCCATAAGAAGTCTAAAGAATGGGAAGAGTCCTGGATGTGACAACATCAAAGCCGAACTATTAAAGTACGGGCCAAAAGAACTAAGTACAAGCATAGCCAAGATACTTAACGACATAGCGAAAACAGGAACATTCCCAAGTGAAATAAAAAGAGGCATACTCATCCCCCTTCCGAAACCAGGAAAACCTCGAGGACCACCAGCTAACCTACGACCTATCATCCTCCTCTCAATGATCAGAAAAATACTTGCCATCTGCATGATCCGAAGAACCGCcgagaaaatcaacaaacacATTCCACTGAGTCAAGCTCCTTACAGATCCGGTAGAAGCACCACTGAACATGTCTTCGCATTCAAAATATTGGCAGAAAAAGCCGTAACATCAGCAGACTACACCATATACACACTCATGCTAGACATGAGTGAGGCTTTTGATACCGTGAAGAGAGAGACCCTATACCAAGATCTCCGTGAGATACTCCAACCAGACGAACTCCACATGATGACGATTCTATTGAAGGATGTCACACTGAATGTAAAAGTCGGACGCGAAGTAGGAGCAGAAATAAAGACTAACATAGGTGTCCCACAAGGAGACTGCGCCAGTCCAATCGCCTTCACGCTATACCTTGCTAAAGCCCTAAAACCAGAACGGACAGATATCCCACTAGAACACAACTACGCACAAACAGTAAAGACAGCCGAAGAACTCCAACCAGACCATCTCAAAGATCACACTTATGCCACACCCACAGACACATATATGGAAATAGACGAGCAATATGCCGATGATATCAACTGGATCACCACAGCCCAACACAAAAGAACAGAAAAAGAGAAGATCGTCCCGAAACAACTCAagaaaagaaatctaaacgtAAACGAAACAAAGACTGAGAAGCATACCATCACAAGAAACGGAAATGATGAATGGAAACGATGCAAACTGCTCGGGAGCCTACTAGACACAGAAAAAGACATAAAACGAAGAAAAGGTTTGACCATCAGCACCTTCAACAAACTCAAGAACATCCTACAATCCTCCAAAATCGATCTCAAAACCAAACTCCGAGTATTCAACACCTACCTCCGAAGCATATTCCTCTACAACTCAGAACTATGGACCCCAACCGCCAAACTTGAACAAGAAATTGATGCCTTCCAACGTACCCTACTAAGAAAATTACTGGGAATTAGATGGCCACAAAGGATTTCAAACGAAGACCTCAATAAGAAGACACAACTAGAACCGTGGTCCCAAGACACCAAAAGAAGGAGACTGAGCTGGTTCGGCCACTTGCTTCGATTGAGTGAAGACACCCCAGCCAGGAAAGCCTTAGCCGAATCAATGCGAACAATCAAGAAACCACGTGGGCGACCAAAGCTCACGTGGCTAAAACTCATATACCAAGATCTGAAACTCCAACCAAACCATGACATTCAACATTTGAGTATTCTGGCTGCGGATCGGCAGCATTGGAACGGTGTGATAGAGGGCGCCATGTCCAAATAGGACGAACGcgtaacgacgacgacgacgacgacatgCGCAATACATCGACTCGCATCGTTGATGATCTGGCGCCTCGAGTGTCAAGATCGGTACGGAAAGATGTAGAGCATCTTTCTGTACGGTCAGAATGAGGTTGCTAAAACACTAagttaaaactaacaagaaGTAAAAAACATCCTGAGCAAGTTTGCAAAATACTCGGCGAGCAACGAGGTGTTTGATAGTTTATGCAAGTTTCTCGAATTCGAATCTATTTTTGTCTGTCATGTGACCTCGGCAAATGCCcggccaatcttgacactagaggcgctgatttcgttgcttacaaatttcggcactgtgcgagtttggccCAAGCCGCGGTGGAATTGAAAATGTCCTCGTCCATATCTATCATGTGTACGAGTTTGATTTGAAGAGGCATTTATCTGCATCATTGGAACAAAAAAGTGGCAGTGAATTCACTTAGACATAAACAAAATGGTAAGCATATGATATATACAACATTCCGGAAATTTCGCAGAAGGTGCTGTTCATATTTAACCTGGCTATTTCCATGACCATGAATGGCATGATCCTGGGCTGTTAtttattaaagctgaactgtctccATTTAAGGTGCCTGCACCATGTTTATAAAAAGGCAGCCGTGCCACCGCGCGACTACCTTTGTAAATAGCAACTACCATCCGCcatgttttaaccctttagctcctggGGGTctacaaatttttttccagcatctccctgaagatttccaggtaGCCTAtcggtctacctaatgcgcgtccggaacaatttgtgcgtccggagcgcgtccggaagagaaagtgcgcgtccggaacaatttcctttgtaaatatgaacctaatgttgcatttgatggcttaaatagcattttaattccatgtagagaaaataaaattggaaaaaatctccttggcatgcttggtgactttgtattttacaattttcagcggggtgatttgggtgttacacagccatcaaatcccagacaaactcataccgactcagacaaccacaacaggagaaggcgcgtaaggaagttgggatatgagtatggcattagtaattaaccaccttgctgaaaattgtaaaatacaaagtcaccaaaaatatttttttcaattttattttctctacatggaattaaaatgctatttaagccatctaatgcaacaataggttcatatttacaaaggaaattgttccggacgccaactttctcttccggacgcgctccggacgcgcaaacagagttccggacgcgcattaggtggaccctagCCTATTCCTATAGCATGTAtagtgtataggcctacacctttccagaaatggggcgctgagtgtccgaagtAATGatatcataaggggaaactaggccttatggtggagggacaaaggagatagtcattgttgaccaacacacttgaatgcctttaatgacggactaAGGGGAAagagttagttccaatgcaagccaccaatttcgggaagcatttATAGACTGTCTTTGGGCAAAAGAGATCTAGGCCTATATGCAAAAAATTACAAGTGATcgggagctcttaagcgagctatatggttagagagtgtgtgtataccggcaatgaaaaaaagttgacccgGAGCCAGAAAACCACCTCACCCAGGTGAAATTTTTGCACGCGAGGATTTGTATACGCctatgcacagcaatttacctggggagagattttctttttccaaaacaatgcagggggACCGATGATTTTTACGCGGAGTAGCCACTGTtcggttggagatttcgtcaaaacaggggcgaatcaaagtgtgacaaataccctggggcgaatcgagatgcattaaacaacaatctgcatcgctgccagagattatttttctctttccgcgaagaagtcgtgctttgaactggcaaaagtcAGCAAAAGGTTTcgagtctgctaacttttccgtagtacgcctgcgcaccaacatgatcggtccggggctgcacGTTTCGACAATgatttcgtcaatgtcatgGCGTGTGGGAGGATGTCTATGGTCTGGTtccatttataatgcaataatcttgaaagtacattggtctcaatatttatttccccgtttccatgacaaaatcctaccgtgaaaccacaacacaacacaacacaagccatttcaattttctGTAGAAAGCGCATGCACACTAACTCAAATGCATGCGCtaccctcaaactattcaggacagggggttggctaaggtctttttgaattcaaatcctacacttgggtcttgggatcattatgcttatctccgggcaaaaatacctatccttctcctgtttgttgtgtttagtttccttcccacattcttcccacctattttctatactgcgtcagcatctattgggtcaactgccatgatggcatcatcctataattactatatccccccccctccccaccactAACTACTCGCcaccattgacattgtgtgctagccaactgcttctccggtcaactgccatgatggcatcatcctaactataaaccccccccccccccaccgccaccaccaccaccagagtcttctcgctcaccagccccattaacgaagagctccctatcaaggcctgagccttccccatattatttattttgaagctaacaatcatacctacaatatgatatcattaatttttcattttaaccccctggtatcgAAAGCATTAACACTCTcagcaatttagtgaaaatAGATAGAAAGACCCTGTAGTAAACAATGGAATCATAAAAAGTTCCTACCTAatcaaaaaaatctttaaagaaacCCTAATGTACGATAATCCAACCTAATACTTTTGATCGAAAAACACAACCCGGCAGtctcctgtacatgaatacatggaGGAGGCTGACTCGCCAACTCGCCCTGTATTAGTATTACTcggtaaaatgtacagcaacccACCTTGGAACGAGGAAGATTACACTCTAAGCGTCGCCCCTGTGGTGTAACTTTACTTCTCTGCCCCTTGGATATCTAAGGGTGGGAGTTTTAAACACGGGCGGCTACGGGCGGtacaggagctaaagggttaaaggggtacgccggtcgtaattacttgtgtgtTGTCcggttaaatagaaatccaccaatacatattgccgtagtgcagttattatgtgtAAAAATTTGttatatccgcactttcggagaaAGTTCGGATACTGTTTTTATCAGGATTGTCGGTCCAACCGTCTGGCCGTCCGTCTGTATGTCAcactcttgtgacctctctacattctgaacgagctagcctagacatttcatatttggtgtgcacgcgtatcgggtgaatatcaagaccaagttcgataatggctgatttcgcactcaagatggctgactggcggccattttgttgtaaaacttccaaatcccttgtgacctctctacattctgaacgagttcgcctagacatttcatatttggtgtgcacctGTATCGgttgaatatcaaggccaagttccataatggctgattttgcattcaagatggccgactgtcggccattttgttgtaaaacttgcaaatgccttgtgacctctctacattctgaacgagttcacctagacatttcatatttagtgtgTATGTGTATGGTGTAAATATCAAGGtgaagttcgataatggctgattttgcattgAAGATGGCCGACtagtggccattttgttgtaaaacttggaaatgccttgtgacctctctacattctgaacgagttcacttagacatttcatattcggTGTGCATGTGTATTttgtgaatatcaaggccaagtttgataatggctgatttcccactcaagatggccgactagcagcctttttggctcatcgtcaggggagtctataaaATAGCCctgcgtccgtcgtcgtccgtttcctgtgtggcacgtttcttaactgcttgtgctatgaacttgaaactttgtacacattatgagcTAGGTCACATGATCTTTGgcagcgaatttcggtccggtctgattcttcacctggccaccagggggctaaaaccaaaaacttaaaaagtgtgatagatcgtttattactgatttgtttttgctaaaatttttatggtgggtacccctagcaaagatacatcagatattatacgggtttttgatttgacctactttcaaggtcacagaggtcaaactataaaatttcaccgatagtggcacgttttgtctttattcgtcatATAGTCTTTATATTTGGtgtgtagacacctgttacgtagctctacaggttgatgtggcgtacttttcaaggtcacagaggtcaaatggtgtgaattggccgtttgtgtgtaattatggcacgtttcttaaccactaaagctatgaattttaaatttggtacacatgacccccctaggtcagatgacctgtgacactgattttggtccggtctgattcttcacttggccaccagggggccaaaaccaaaaagtttgaatagtgccatatctcgcttattactgattagtttttggtaaaaattttatagtagatactcatagcaaggatacatcacatatgacaggggtttttgatttgacgtacttgttaaggtcacagaggtcaaatggcgtaaattggccatttgagcgtaactgtggaacatttgttaacccctaaggctatgaacttgagactttgtacaaaggaccccctaggtcagctgacctgtgaccctgaatttcactccggtctgattctcgacttggccaccagggggccaaaagtgaaaacctagaaagtgtgatatttcgcttattagtgattcttttcaataacattttgatggtaggttctcctagcaaggacacatcacatatcatatgagtttttgatctgacctgcttttcaaggtcacagaggtcgaatggcataaattggtcgcttgattgtaactatgccacgtttcttaaccactaaagctatgaacttgaaatttggtaaacatgactccctatgtcatgtaacctcggacaccaaatttcgatctgatctggtactcaacttggccaccaggaggccaaaactaaaataggtaaaaagtgcagtatctcgtttattagtgttactccaagcaacgatacatcacatgtcataccgactttggtttgacctatatactatacatgtacaatgtttcctaacctggatgaattccaaagcatcaaatatctatacggtgagcacaatggcccctggccatttcattgttgtAAAACTTAGATTTGCCTTGTGACCCCTCTACATTCtaaacgagttcacctagacatttcatatttggtgtgcagatgtatggggtgaatatcaaggtcaagttcaataatggctgatttcgcattgAAGATGGCTgagtggcggccattttgttgtaaaacttccaaatcccttgtgacctctctacattctgaaggagttcacctagacatttcatatttggtgttcACACGTGAATGGgatgaatatcaaggtcaagttcgataatggctgattttgcattcaagatggccgactggcggcctttttgttgtaaaacttagaaatatcttgtgacctctctacattcagAACGTGTTCACCTGAACATTTTTCGCTATAGAAATAGACTAcccaaaataacaataaaagccactccaatcatcagcttccttctttactattctattccattccaTAACACTACCAGCAACCTGATTTCACCAAAGTGCGGATATACTAGCGTTTGCCAGCAAACGCGGTGCCTCtagtttaaacttggtattcattgtattggtatatctgtctacacaatgacaatgtatatttagtatgtatttccgcaattggacatctTTCTCCCTACATGATATatcctctgacaccgaatttcgatccaatctgattctcgacttagcCACcatggggccaaaacaaaaaaccgtaaaaagtgcaatatcgcgCTTAACAGTGActtattttcaatgatatttttataattTAGTAGGTACTCAGAGAGCAAGGGCACATCACAtttcctacgggtttttgatttgacctaattttcaaggtcacagaggtcaaatggtgtgaaatggccgtttgagtgtaactatacacctttccagaaatggggcgctgagtgtccgaaatagtgatgtcataaggggaaacaagaccttatggtggagggacaaaggagatagtcatggttgaccaacacacttgaatgcctttgatgatggacaagggggaaaaagttagttctaatgcaagccaccaatttcaggaagcatgtataaggcacatttcttaaccgctaaagctatgaacttgaagttTGGTACACCTGattccctatgtcatgttacctctgacaccaaatttcggtccgatctgattcttgactttcaaATATTGCcgtgcggccatcttgaaaatgaaacaaagtgggattgcaaccaaatttcatgtgattgtatatctaagTACTCCCTACAACATCCCTGAAtatcagtcaaatccatctaccaatatggccgccaggcggccatcatgaaaattaaacaaagtcctgttactccgaaactaatgatcggattgcaactaAACtttatgtgattatgtatctatgtactcttataaATATCCCTAatgttcagtcaaatcccatgacaaatatggccgctagGCCGGCATcgtgaaaatccaacaaagtcctatactcctaaactgttgaacagatgtcaaccaatttccatgtgacatgtacactcttcaataacctgaaattcagtcaactttataaccaaaatgttatacttagatggtaccggtatttttctttttgccattgagccgagaagaataatattctCCAATGCGTGTGACATATACGAAGAAATAATGAAGAGAACGGCTGGATGGTTCCTATAAACGTTGttatgaaaaaatataaaatgatacaaaattgAGAACACTCTCAAATCCAATAACACCTTGTCACATGTCACTTCCGTTCTATAGTAATAAAAGAAGTTGCTACCTGGAGTCACATAATTAGGCCTAGAAACAAGTACCTTGACCAAGAAACTCATTGCGAACTATTCCCATATTTTAATTCAAGActgtcaggtgctgccaccaaCACTACGGTGGACAAACTACAAAATCAGGGAAATCTCACATTTTCACTCTCTGTCATGAAAAGACCAATAGTTCCCAATCAAATACCTAGATCAAACCATCGAGTACAACAGTTCAGCTACCAGCAATGGCATTTAAAATATAATGGGAACTCACTAATATTGCGAATAGAGACTTCGCCCTGAACATAATCACATACATGGATATTCCTTACACAAACATCAGCGGGGCGACACAGAAAGAATCGCGACGTCACTGAGAAAGATTTAAAACGAATATTAGTGCGTTTCACAACAATATGGGAataaaaactggtgaaactaaccagaaactgttctccccatatccactgcaaatgacatgcattacattacccaaggtgggcacatggtccctggacaatTTCATTCATATGTATGTATATGTATGACCCTAAAATCTAGGTCGAGTTCAATTTTAGGTGCGCTATGATTCTTAGTTTGCCGACTAGGTgactttttctgaaaaacttaAAACTGGTCTGGCTCCCATATCCTTTCAGACAGGAATTCTCCATTTGAGACTTCGGATTTCAatgcgattttttttgattttcaagTGTTTTGGACTTATTTCCACAGAAATAGGTAGGTGCAGCTACTAAAGGTACATCATATATGATACAAGTTTTTTTATTTTACCGAATTTCAAAACATCTCCCCCCGAATTCCTACTGCCAAGCAGGCACAGTGCCCTGGGCGCTATCGTTTAATATTCTGGGGTTTTCCGACTGCTGCTTACGATATTGGCCTTCACACTCGTTCCTAGAGACCTGCAATGCATGCCGTCCTGTAGAACAACCATATAGGCAGGGGCCGTGCTACCCTGTAAGCAAATTCGTCCAATTCATGATAAgcattcaagttcaagtttgccaATTACGTTCATGACTTTACTAACTGTAAATTTCATACttggatttatttcatttcaagatacatttattttgaattatCAAACATTTCTGTGGAAATAAAGAGTACATAAAGTGCCAAAACACTTGAAAATAACATAAAACCGCATTGAAATCCTAAGTCTCAAATGGAGAATTCTTGACTTGATTGGAAAATAAATATCTTTCGTAGGTGTGGTGATTTCAGCCAATAGGACGAAAGTAGGACAAGGTTGAATCATTTGCATAATTGATGTTATGAATGCAACTGGCACAGCCATCCCATTTGagatggtagttgataaagcttggaatcagtgaaaccatgtaaccagtgataaaccttggaatagtcagtactaaaccgtggaatcactgtgcaagtaccgcgtaaAATCGGGCGCAtttcttccacgatttataccctcccaactgccaatctcgtcccagctgactttattgatagcaatttgccagtagttccagaatcaacctttttgtggaggatgacgtcatcattgaatgcattggaaatgtgttgttgtcgttaaaaaataaacttatattcatgacaggccgccatttgcaaatatctaattattgctcttcgataaaagcaaaagtaagcttttgtgattgttttgtattccatatactaaaataaaacgtttttattagaagaatcatttgtatatatgatgctctgataaagctcagtagatatgacaaacatgcacacgggaatcactaaaaaatgtgtccacttagaactggttacatcacgaaaatatctctacatccctcgatgtgtacatgaatatgtacgaaatcactcacagcgaaggaatttattcacatttttcatctccaaacccggctaaaaccttcggtaataaaccttcatctacgtttctatggataagtgccagccggtactgcatgatgtagtcaatcttctctgtatcaccctgtaagatcacaccgctccgttgTTCAAATAGGCACCGTGTGGTGGTgcagtaagcggagcgctgattggtccatattatgggtgtgtggtgggcgtgtcgttaCGTGCATGCCCacatttgggagatcagtaatgtacactggaggcgaggtatgactgggttgttctaaaatatagattattgaatcggatatgcgactgatttctaaactaccgtcaaattccgatctggtcatgtaaaaataagctccaaatattgattcataaccaccttaggttcaaatggcattatttcatgtttttatgcatttttaggactgattccaaggtttatcactggtttcaaggtttcactggttccaagctttatcacctaccatttGAGATGTTTGGGGAATCCCCATTTCGTGCCCATGAGGAGTTGAATACATATACTTGCTATTTTTGATTCACAATTGCgatccttatttttgcctcctaatttttttcttcgtcgattttctccttgaaatctatcactacagGTCTTATTATTTTACAAAGCCTAGCTAAATTTGTATGCCGTTCTGTGTCCCctcagatttatttggtataaatcGCAAGCTTTTTGAGAAAAGGTGATTTTTGTGGTCATTCGTCAATTTATTTCATGGATATTTTGGGTGGtgtccgtttactcgataactgcttttaaaatcaaataaaaggttttttagctcagctgacaaagtcagcggggctagtcaaatagctattcgattggtgtccgtccttccacccatcctgccatccttccatcatgccatctgtaaACAAAGTctggcattttgtaatcatacaaccgaggcacttcaaatctagtcttgcttataaacaccgcagaaaatgttgcttacggaaaaaaatttgggcgattcgactcaaattcagctccccagggggcaaaatgcgtaaatgaaaaaacaattttttgacgctctattccagcagataaaagcttgaaataaagttgaaaaggtcttcatgatacagaagttttgatataaaatagattagtgtcgatttatatcaccagttggcggtagtgagcaaaactgttgtttgaccccggatgaccccgctttaaatttcccgccgaggttacctggagtactatcgtcaagaaaatggcggtgacatttttatttctaccggagcgatgattttgtaagtgacgaattttcttttttaagcctttacggaaacgtattttggtacgaaacttcacacgtttatagaaaagatcaacgagaatgtgttcaaatgccctcataacgatgagttcaacagaatttggtcaaaacaaccttcgaatggagtcaactttctttgcgaaattgaagcgacgacctcattatttatcgtaatttatgcagatctgagtccagctgatgggtgatgttctgatttgtgttcaaactattggaaacttcggaaattagttctattagttctactattctgcaggagtatattatagccattgatgttgacagctaaaagcacgaaaactttgttcaggtttctcgtccaatcacgtgacctctccaacactcgataatgcactcttttcgtccacgttttaggccaatcttcggcctgaacatgaaatctaataagcgcagtacttaaatcagatgtttctctcgccttgaaaacattcctgggtaaaatccattgagagtagccgagttaatccactttttccgtgcctaaaatctctgccgctgaattctataattagaaactattaacatcgcggcagtgtggttcccattgtgcgccctcccacttcacaccatgtcaggaactttacggagagggcgtgcggtaagaagaatggccaaaatgacgtcacgttttcctggcaatgtctcttgccagaccagtcaagcattgggaaagcatctttacagacaacgttagaactagaaaacgaatatgttaatttgcaaaattaaaagcagatttcaccactaaccagc comes from Lineus longissimus chromosome 15, tnLinLong1.2, whole genome shotgun sequence and encodes:
- the LOC135499369 gene encoding uncharacterized protein LOC135499369, producing the protein MSEAFDTVKRETLYQDLREILQPDELHMMTILLKDVTLNVKVGREVGAEIKTNIGVPQGDCASPIAFTLYLAKALKPERTDIPLEHNYAQTVKTAEELQPDHLKDHTYATPTDTYMEIDEQYADDINWITTAQHKRTEKEKIVPKQLKKRNLNVNETKTEKHTITRNGNDEWKRCKLLGSLLDTEKDIKRRKGLTISTFNKLKNILQSSKIDLKTKLRVFNTYLRSIFLYNSELWTPTAKLEQEIDAFQRTLLRKLLGIRWPQRISNEDLNKKTQLEPWSQDTKRRRLSWFGHLLRLSEDTPARKALAESMRTIKKPRGRPKLTWLKLIYQDLKLQPNHDIQHLSILAADRQHWNGVIEGAMSK